The following proteins come from a genomic window of Companilactobacillus pabuli:
- a CDS encoding THUMP domain-containing class I SAM-dependent RNA methyltransferase has translation MKLIATMSSGFESVTAKELQNLGYDTKTENGKVYFDGEYEDIARANLWLRSADRIKILIGSFKAVTFEELFDKVYAIDWDNWLPLNAAFPVKARTVKSQLHSERDIQAITKKAIVNKMADVFMRRGRLPETGAKFQIETRIHKDMVEITLDTTGDSLYKRGYRVEHGAAPLKENFAAAMILLTVWHPEEDPFIDPTTGSGTIAIEAARLARNIAPGIQRHFLFEDFDWFDPKILTNLKEEAKAGEKKIDLNIFASDIDGSMIDIAKLNAHDAGVLHDIQFKQIAVKDLKIEGEYGTIITNPPYGQRMSDMENVRKLYKEMGEVFATAPTWNKYILTSDTEFEKYYGQQATKKRKLYNGSIRTDFYQYWAKH, from the coding sequence ATGAAATTAATTGCGACTATGTCAAGCGGCTTTGAATCTGTAACCGCAAAGGAATTACAAAATTTGGGATACGATACAAAGACTGAGAATGGTAAAGTCTATTTTGATGGTGAATATGAAGATATCGCTAGGGCTAATCTTTGGTTACGCAGTGCCGATAGAATCAAGATCTTGATCGGTAGTTTTAAAGCAGTAACATTTGAAGAGCTATTCGATAAAGTTTACGCAATTGACTGGGATAACTGGTTACCTTTGAACGCAGCTTTTCCTGTCAAAGCAAGAACCGTTAAATCACAATTGCATTCCGAAAGAGATATTCAAGCGATTACTAAAAAAGCCATCGTTAATAAGATGGCCGATGTTTTCATGCGTCGTGGCAGATTGCCAGAGACTGGTGCAAAATTTCAAATTGAAACTCGAATTCACAAAGATATGGTTGAAATAACGCTTGATACAACTGGTGATTCACTGTATAAACGTGGTTATCGTGTTGAACACGGTGCTGCTCCGTTGAAAGAAAATTTTGCTGCGGCAATGATCCTTTTAACAGTTTGGCATCCCGAAGAGGATCCCTTCATCGATCCAACAACTGGTTCTGGTACAATTGCGATTGAAGCAGCTCGCTTAGCTAGAAATATTGCTCCTGGAATTCAACGTCATTTCTTGTTTGAAGATTTCGATTGGTTTGATCCTAAAATCTTAACTAACTTGAAAGAAGAAGCCAAAGCTGGCGAAAAAAAGATTGATCTAAATATCTTCGCTAGTGATATTGATGGGTCAATGATCGATATTGCAAAATTGAATGCTCATGATGCTGGTGTTTTGCATGACATCCAATTCAAACAAATTGCTGTTAAAGATTTAAAGATTGAAGGGGAATACGGAACAATCATTACCAATCCTCCTTACGGTCAACGTATGAGTGATATGGAAAACGTTCGTAAACTCTATAAAGAAATGGGAGAAGTCTTTGCGACCGCTCCCACTTGGAATAAATATATTTTGACTAGTGATACTGAATTTGAAAAGTACTATGGTCAACAAGCAACCAAGAAACGTAAGTTATATAACGGTTCAATTAGAACTGACTTTTATCAATACTGGGCAAAACACTAA
- the recU gene encoding Holliday junction resolvase RecU: MKINYPDGRVFHNNRPSKPSLNTSAKKKLIFGDRGMTLEEEINESNKYYRSHDIAVIYKKPTPIQIVKVDYPKRSKAVIREAYFRQASTTDYNGVYNGYYVDFEAKETKNKNTFPLKNFHQHQIDHLRMCQKQGGICFVIIKYVTLKRYFIMPADDLFVHWDAQKHDGAKSIQLKDIIDCSIEIKANYDPTLPYIDAIQQLIESGKEKE; the protein is encoded by the coding sequence TTGAAAATAAACTACCCCGATGGGCGTGTTTTCCATAATAATCGTCCGTCAAAACCTTCTTTAAATACCAGTGCCAAAAAGAAACTTATTTTTGGTGATCGTGGTATGACCCTTGAAGAAGAGATTAATGAAAGCAACAAGTATTACCGTAGTCACGACATTGCTGTGATTTACAAAAAACCTACGCCAATACAAATTGTCAAGGTCGACTACCCTAAAAGAAGTAAGGCTGTCATCAGAGAAGCTTATTTCCGTCAGGCATCTACGACTGATTACAATGGCGTATACAATGGCTACTATGTTGATTTTGAAGCTAAGGAAACGAAAAATAAAAATACTTTTCCTTTAAAAAACTTTCATCAACATCAAATCGATCATCTTAGGATGTGTCAAAAACAAGGTGGTATCTGTTTTGTTATTATAAAATACGTAACTTTAAAACGCTATTTTATAATGCCAGCAGACGACCTCTTCGTTCATTGGGATGCCCAAAAGCACGATGGCGCAAAATCCATTCAGCTTAAGGATATCATTGACTGTTCAATTGAGATCAAAGCTAATTATGATCCTACTTTACCTTATATTGATGCCATACAACAATTGATAGAAAGTGGGAAGGAGAAAGAATGA
- a CDS encoding DnaD domain protein → MNDDLFNSFVDSGSTTINNLIIKNFHKLGMTERDLVVYLALSMYAQKGNTFPMAQDLADDTGMDEASIYTIIQGLIKLGIIELKTVVDHHQQRDIYSLTPIFHRLKNLLQQEKLANKQDKLMSDTEELFKKIEVEFGRPISPIEQEQIHQWIDDDHYSIELIDLALREAVLNQAYSLKYMDRILISWEKSNIKTAEQLQDRRKKLGY, encoded by the coding sequence ATGAATGATGATTTATTCAATTCTTTTGTCGATAGCGGCAGTACGACTATTAATAATTTGATTATTAAAAATTTTCATAAATTAGGTATGACTGAGCGTGATCTAGTGGTTTATTTAGCTCTATCGATGTACGCTCAAAAAGGTAATACTTTCCCAATGGCTCAAGATTTAGCCGATGATACTGGGATGGACGAGGCCTCAATTTATACGATCATTCAGGGTCTAATAAAATTAGGTATCATCGAATTAAAAACCGTGGTTGATCATCATCAACAGCGCGATATTTATTCTCTAACACCAATTTTTCATCGTCTAAAGAATCTTTTACAACAAGAGAAATTAGCTAATAAACAAGATAAGTTAATGTCAGATACTGAAGAATTATTTAAAAAAATCGAGGTTGAATTTGGTCGGCCTATTTCACCAATTGAGCAAGAGCAAATTCATCAATGGATCGATGATGATCATTACAGTATCGAGTTAATTGATTTAGCATTGAGAGAGGCTGTCTTGAATCAAGCTTATTCATTGAAATATATGGATCGGATTTTAATTAGCTGGGAAAAGAGTAATATTAAGACAGCGGAACAACTCCAAGATCGACGAAAGAAGCTGGGATATTAA
- a CDS encoding transglycosylase domain-containing protein, with product MKKNTSILTFKNILKWFLAIVAVLAGIFLFIFVYYAFSAPSISQENLQSGGSSTIVDSTGKQIASLGDNKRNYVTIDKVPQQMEDAVISIEDKNFYNEPLGIDPVRIAKSAFNNVTKGTLQGGSTLTQQLVKLTVFSTDTKDQTFKRKMQEAWLAMRVSQKFSKQQILEFYVNKVYLNNGIYGIETGAKYYYGKSLKKLSLAQMAMLAGLPNAPSNYDPYTHPTQSKQRRDLVIRAMYNNNKITKAQAQEAINTPISDGLLPYKKVSNSSNTKRIIADPYIKEAITEVKKKGFDPYRDNLKITINMDYGAQKRLYNIVNSSSYVQFPDSKMQVGASIVNPNNGKVVAMIGGRNLGNVQFGLNRAVQTSRSNGSTMKPILDYAPAIENLNWSTYHQLEDTEYTYPGTNIQLKDWDEEYEGQMSLRKALVNSRNVPAIRALSAVGLSNAIDFAKGLGIDSIKESDGLSVGIGGSVSSLQGASAYGAFSNGGIYYKPYYVSKIETADGMVHNYSKSGKRAMKKSTAYMITDVLKGVPSSYATYANISGLHQAGKTGTTNYSSDAIAANSLLNGKAKDSWYNGYTRNYSMSVWTGYDSENQNGISSTYQSVAGKIYKAEMSYLAKQADSNPNWKKPSSVVSMMIKNNGSTTPTVASPSSSSSTYTKELFVKGHAPFNPYKDSDYTSSSASSSSSNQVTSNNHSSSSSESSDEENDTDTSGRVEITGSDADSNNSSESNSDSNTTDSTNNNTNSNGNTTENNNSSNTGNSNNSNGGTTGGTTGNTGGSTDSNGGTTGGTTGNTGGSTNSDATTNNGATTNSSADNNAQ from the coding sequence ATGAAAAAGAATACCAGTATATTGACCTTCAAAAATATTCTTAAATGGTTTCTTGCCATCGTAGCCGTTCTGGCTGGAATATTTTTGTTCATCTTTGTTTACTATGCTTTTAGTGCACCGTCTATTAGTCAGGAAAATCTACAAAGTGGTGGATCTTCAACGATTGTTGATTCAACCGGTAAACAAATCGCTTCACTTGGGGACAACAAGAGAAATTATGTGACCATCGATAAAGTACCACAACAAATGGAAGATGCCGTAATTTCTATTGAGGATAAGAATTTTTACAATGAACCACTTGGAATTGATCCGGTAAGAATTGCTAAGTCAGCTTTTAACAACGTTACTAAAGGGACACTTCAAGGTGGAAGTACGTTGACGCAACAATTAGTTAAATTGACGGTCTTCTCTACCGATACTAAAGATCAAACCTTTAAACGTAAGATGCAAGAAGCTTGGTTAGCAATGCGAGTCAGTCAAAAGTTCTCGAAACAACAAATTCTAGAATTTTATGTTAATAAAGTTTATTTGAATAATGGTATTTACGGAATTGAGACTGGGGCAAAATATTACTATGGTAAGTCATTGAAGAAACTAAGCTTAGCTCAAATGGCAATGTTAGCTGGTTTACCTAATGCACCAAGTAATTATGATCCATATACTCACCCTACCCAATCTAAGCAGCGTCGTGATTTAGTTATCCGTGCTATGTACAATAACAATAAGATTACTAAGGCTCAGGCGCAGGAAGCTATCAATACACCAATCAGTGATGGTCTCTTACCTTACAAGAAAGTTTCAAACAGTAGCAATACTAAGCGAATAATTGCTGATCCATACATTAAAGAAGCTATTACTGAAGTTAAGAAAAAAGGCTTTGATCCATATCGTGATAATCTAAAAATTACTATCAATATGGATTATGGTGCTCAAAAACGTCTTTACAATATCGTTAATTCATCTAGTTATGTTCAATTCCCTGATTCTAAAATGCAAGTTGGGGCTTCAATTGTTAACCCTAACAACGGTAAAGTCGTAGCGATGATTGGTGGTAGAAATCTAGGAAATGTTCAATTTGGACTCAATCGGGCTGTACAAACATCTCGTAGTAATGGTTCAACGATGAAACCAATCCTAGATTACGCACCAGCTATCGAAAACCTTAATTGGTCGACTTATCATCAACTGGAAGATACTGAATATACTTACCCAGGAACCAATATTCAATTAAAGGACTGGGATGAAGAGTATGAAGGCCAGATGAGTTTGAGAAAAGCCCTAGTTAATTCTAGAAACGTTCCGGCCATTAGAGCTCTTTCTGCCGTGGGATTATCTAACGCGATAGATTTTGCCAAAGGCTTAGGAATTGATTCAATCAAAGAAAGTGATGGTTTGTCCGTTGGTATTGGTGGTTCAGTATCATCACTTCAAGGAGCTTCCGCTTATGGAGCTTTCTCAAACGGTGGAATTTATTACAAACCTTACTATGTCTCAAAGATTGAAACTGCTGATGGCATGGTCCATAACTACAGTAAATCTGGTAAACGTGCAATGAAGAAATCGACAGCATACATGATTACTGACGTCCTAAAGGGTGTTCCTTCAAGTTATGCTACTTATGCTAATATTTCTGGATTGCATCAAGCTGGTAAGACAGGTACTACTAATTATTCTTCTGATGCTATTGCCGCAAACTCACTGTTAAACGGTAAAGCAAAAGATTCTTGGTACAATGGTTATACTAGGAATTATTCAATGAGTGTTTGGACTGGTTATGATTCTGAAAATCAAAACGGAATTTCTTCAACCTATCAAAGCGTTGCTGGTAAGATTTATAAAGCTGAAATGAGTTATTTAGCTAAACAGGCTGACAGCAATCCTAATTGGAAGAAACCAAGTTCTGTTGTTTCTATGATGATCAAGAATAACGGTTCTACTACACCAACAGTTGCTTCACCTAGTTCAAGTTCATCTACTTACACTAAAGAATTATTTGTTAAGGGACACGCACCTTTTAATCCATATAAGGATTCTGATTACACTTCAAGCAGTGCTTCAAGTTCAAGCAGCAACCAAGTAACTTCAAATAATCATTCAAGTAGCTCTTCTGAATCTAGCGATGAAGAAAATGATACAGATACTAGTGGTCGAGTAGAAATTACTGGTTCAGATGCCGATAGTAATAACAGTAGCGAATCAAACAGTGATTCAAATACAACTGATAGTACAAACAACAATACTAATAGTAATGGCAACACTACTGAAAATAATAATTCTTCAAATACTGGTAATTCCAACAATTCTAACGGTGGAACTACTGGTGGTACGACTGGCAATACTGGTGGCTCAACTGATTCCAATGGTGGAACTACCGGTGGTACAACTGGTAATACCGGCGGCTCAACTAATAGTGACGCTACGACTAACAATGGTGCTACAACTAATAGCTCAGCTGACAATAATGCACAATAA
- a CDS encoding DUF1273 domain-containing protein, with protein MEGFFIIKNLWITGYRSYELGIFKDDDPKAKVIQDFFSQRITDYAEDGMEWVITGAQLGTEQIVGKAVQEVKKKGYNIRHAVMLPFSEFGNQWNEKNQLLLNVFLRNADYVNKVSNMSYHNPRQLRVWQEFMLKHTDGALIFYDPDSGGKPKYDYEAIKAYQDRGIDYQLELIDFDSMQDFANMLYDS; from the coding sequence TTGGAGGGATTCTTTATCATTAAAAATTTATGGATCACCGGTTACCGTTCTTACGAGTTAGGTATTTTTAAAGATGATGACCCAAAAGCCAAAGTAATTCAAGACTTTTTTAGTCAAAGAATTACCGACTACGCTGAAGATGGGATGGAATGGGTCATTACCGGAGCTCAATTAGGTACGGAACAAATAGTTGGAAAAGCCGTGCAAGAAGTGAAGAAAAAGGGCTATAATATTAGACATGCAGTAATGCTACCGTTTTCAGAATTTGGCAATCAATGGAATGAAAAAAATCAGCTATTGTTAAATGTTTTTTTAAGAAATGCTGACTATGTCAATAAAGTTTCCAATATGAGTTATCATAATCCTAGACAATTAAGAGTATGGCAAGAATTCATGCTCAAGCATACTGATGGTGCTTTGATTTTTTATGATCCGGATAGTGGTGGCAAGCCCAAATATGATTATGAAGCTATCAAAGCTTATCAGGATCGTGGGATCGACTATCAATTGGAATTAATTGATTTTGATTCTATGCAGGACTTTGCTAATATGTTATATGATAGTTAA
- a CDS encoding endonuclease III domain-containing protein, translating into MLKDKQIVWAIHQMEEDIGPVGPSLDSRTPFQYLVSVILSAQATDVSVNKVTPILFAKYPEPKDLMNANIEDVEQIIKSVGLFHNKAKNIIKTARIVHEELNDVVPETRKGIMALPGAGRKTANVVLSDVFNQSTFAVDTHVSAISKRLHFVDQKANPLQVEKKIVSVLEPEELHRAHHTMIEYGRKYSMKLDPAKETNQLIIACDKLNEENEGLPQK; encoded by the coding sequence ATGTTAAAAGATAAACAGATTGTCTGGGCCATTCACCAGATGGAAGAAGATATTGGACCAGTTGGTCCTTCATTAGATTCAAGAACACCATTTCAATATTTGGTATCGGTTATTTTGAGTGCACAAGCAACTGACGTTTCGGTCAATAAAGTTACGCCAATTTTGTTTGCCAAGTATCCAGAACCTAAGGACCTCATGAACGCCAATATTGAAGACGTAGAGCAAATTATTAAGAGCGTTGGACTGTTTCACAATAAAGCTAAAAACATCATTAAAACGGCAAGAATTGTCCATGAAGAATTAAATGATGTTGTTCCCGAAACTCGAAAGGGAATTATGGCGCTTCCTGGTGCAGGTAGAAAAACGGCTAATGTTGTTTTGAGCGATGTTTTCAATCAATCAACTTTTGCGGTCGATACGCACGTGTCAGCAATTTCTAAACGATTGCATTTTGTGGATCAAAAAGCTAATCCTTTGCAAGTTGAAAAGAAAATTGTGAGCGTTTTGGAACCTGAAGAACTTCATCGTGCACACCATACAATGATTGAATATGGACGCAAATATTCAATGAAATTAGATCCAGCCAAGGAAACTAATCAATTAATTATTGCTTGTGATAAATTAAATGAGGAAAATGAAGGATTACCTCAAAAATAA
- a CDS encoding helicase C-terminal domain-containing protein, whose protein sequence is MKNTYAVVDLETTNSNWHDNGRIIQFGCALIENGEITHIYDQKINPKVPIPNRITALTGLSDEDVKDSPTFEEVAPDIFKLLKNRVFIAHNVNFDLTFLNREFKRIGMNQLNVKAIDTVELSQILFPTISSYKLQDLTRYLSIVHKNPHSANSDAHVTAELFLVILKRVQQLPLDTLRLLAKFGKNTLRETDLVFKTILEEREKNARTEVLPAYLYERGGLILRKKDFHVSEQIDHSTKYPRSKEAKKALLDGILDYRVNQSNLMDNIYKASQHRDKYKKWNLIEAPTGAGKTLGYLLPLSYLINSDQKLVIATTTKVLQQQIVEQSIPLLNQVTGNNYHAEIVKSSYNFIDLDRFSEALDNYRLHSHTAILKMKIIVWLTMTTTGDLSELHLTNYSSPLFSIIRHRGEPKENSIYSNDDFWLYQQNRYLESKILVTNQSFLARHLDSQFWGGNSYLVIDEANHFAGSLRDASSPTIDFLKLNEYVKKISDILYQNRVTLRYAFTEVTTQLWNYQDLQTMETHFQAVDELMERIEYNIFGNYIRNKVRFKDRQEFVSILDSSNEFGKDNNQLTELLSDLIVELSLISNRVETLFDQYNFQKNFISVELSKVISNLTIENAKLRTVLKNLDELLQALQSPDNKFGLQLEMRDYYDPKTLKISWRQYDIRDLIADTTDRFSQIFAIGAAITIQKDFSHFILDTQLNQNQINQMVILPDMNSISKNSKIYLPANLPDIQSLNSEEYFDMVTGYIVDVLDNLDHQTMILFNSLNTLAKVYERLMETDVKEKWEILAQGVTGSNEKIKKRFAIGRRSVLLGANSFWEGVDFPKKVLEILIVTRIPFESPEQPDVKIKQDILKQQDLNVFKVDSLPNAILQLRQGLGRLIRTPNDRGVILLLDNRILTKNYGKTILDSLPKGLPVINEDMDSIKKDINDFLN, encoded by the coding sequence TTGAAAAACACTTACGCTGTTGTTGATTTGGAAACAACCAATTCTAATTGGCATGACAACGGGCGTATAATTCAATTCGGCTGTGCCCTTATCGAAAATGGTGAAATTACACATATTTATGATCAAAAAATCAATCCTAAGGTACCAATTCCCAATCGGATTACTGCCTTAACTGGTTTAAGTGACGAAGATGTTAAAGATTCACCTACATTTGAAGAAGTTGCACCTGATATCTTTAAACTTTTAAAAAATCGAGTTTTTATTGCACATAATGTGAATTTTGATTTGACCTTTTTAAATCGTGAATTTAAACGTATCGGAATGAATCAACTAAATGTCAAAGCAATCGATACTGTTGAATTATCGCAAATTCTCTTTCCAACCATCAGTAGTTATAAATTACAAGATTTAACGCGTTATCTAAGCATTGTTCATAAGAATCCACATAGTGCTAATAGTGACGCCCACGTTACTGCGGAACTCTTTTTAGTTATTTTGAAGCGGGTTCAGCAATTACCATTAGATACTTTGCGATTATTGGCTAAATTTGGTAAGAATACTTTGAGGGAAACAGATTTAGTCTTTAAAACTATTTTAGAAGAGCGGGAAAAGAATGCTCGCACGGAAGTATTGCCGGCTTATTTGTATGAACGTGGCGGTCTTATTTTACGGAAAAAAGATTTCCATGTTAGTGAACAAATTGACCATTCGACTAAATATCCTCGATCTAAGGAAGCCAAGAAAGCATTACTTGATGGAATCCTTGATTATCGAGTGAACCAATCTAATTTGATGGATAATATTTATAAAGCTAGTCAACATCGTGATAAATATAAAAAATGGAATTTAATTGAAGCACCAACTGGAGCAGGTAAGACTTTAGGTTATTTGTTGCCATTATCTTATTTGATCAACAGTGACCAAAAATTAGTTATCGCCACAACAACGAAAGTTTTACAACAACAAATCGTCGAACAATCAATTCCGTTATTGAATCAAGTGACTGGCAATAATTATCATGCTGAAATCGTCAAAAGCAGTTACAATTTCATTGACTTGGACCGCTTTTCAGAGGCGCTAGATAATTATCGCTTGCACAGTCACACGGCTATTTTAAAAATGAAGATCATTGTTTGGTTGACGATGACTACAACCGGTGATCTGAGCGAGTTACATTTAACTAATTACAGTAGTCCTTTGTTCAGTATTATCAGACATCGTGGTGAACCAAAGGAAAACTCAATTTATAGCAATGACGACTTTTGGTTGTATCAACAAAATCGTTATTTGGAATCTAAAATTTTAGTTACTAATCAGTCGTTTTTAGCAAGACATTTAGATAGCCAGTTTTGGGGTGGCAATTCCTACTTAGTAATCGATGAAGCAAATCATTTTGCTGGCAGTTTACGGGATGCTAGTTCACCAACAATTGACTTTTTGAAATTGAATGAGTACGTCAAAAAAATTAGTGATATTCTATATCAAAATCGAGTAACGCTTCGTTATGCTTTCACTGAAGTAACGACTCAGTTATGGAATTACCAAGACTTACAGACGATGGAGACCCATTTCCAAGCTGTCGATGAATTGATGGAGCGAATTGAATACAATATTTTTGGCAATTACATTCGTAACAAAGTTCGTTTCAAAGATCGCCAAGAATTCGTTTCTATCTTAGATAGCAGCAATGAATTTGGTAAAGATAATAATCAATTGACTGAATTGCTCTCCGATTTAATTGTTGAATTGTCATTGATTTCCAATCGAGTTGAGACCTTATTCGATCAATACAATTTTCAAAAGAACTTCATTTCAGTTGAATTATCAAAGGTGATTTCTAATTTAACAATTGAAAATGCAAAATTGCGAACTGTTTTGAAAAATCTTGATGAACTATTGCAGGCTTTGCAAAGTCCAGATAACAAGTTTGGCTTACAGTTAGAAATGCGTGATTACTATGATCCTAAGACTTTGAAAATCAGTTGGCGACAATATGATATCCGTGATTTGATTGCTGATACGACTGATCGATTTAGTCAGATATTTGCTATCGGAGCTGCAATTACGATTCAAAAAGATTTTTCACATTTTATTTTGGATACACAGCTAAACCAAAATCAGATCAATCAAATGGTGATTTTGCCAGATATGAATAGTATCTCTAAGAATAGTAAGATTTATTTACCAGCTAATTTACCAGATATTCAGTCACTAAACAGCGAAGAATATTTTGATATGGTTACGGGGTATATTGTTGATGTCCTCGATAATTTGGATCATCAAACGATGATTTTGTTTAATTCGTTAAATACTTTAGCTAAAGTTTATGAGCGTTTGATGGAAACTGATGTCAAAGAAAAATGGGAAATCTTAGCTCAAGGCGTAACTGGTTCCAACGAGAAAATTAAAAAGCGTTTTGCTATTGGTCGTCGTTCCGTCTTGCTAGGTGCCAACTCATTTTGGGAAGGGGTCGACTTTCCGAAAAAAGTTCTAGAAATTTTGATCGTAACTCGAATTCCGTTTGAATCTCCTGAACAGCCAGATGTTAAAATCAAACAAGATATTTTGAAGCAACAAGATTTAAATGTCTTTAAAGTTGATTCTTTACCGAATGCTATCTTACAATTACGACAAGGTTTAGGTCGCCTGATTAGAACTCCTAATGACCGAGGCGTGATTTTACTATTAGATAATCGGATTTTGACGAAGAATTATGGCAAAACTATTTTGGATTCGTTGCCAAAGGGATTACCGGTAATCAACGAAGATATGGATTCTATTAAAAAAGATATAAATGACTTTTTGAATTAA
- a CDS encoding DUF5590 domain-containing protein: MNRSTKILLTISLIALAIVSALTYLNLSTAPNSSAKSQANEIAKEKAGIVQPDYFGNYTREKQYYAVGGLTKNDKYRYIIINAKSGKTDTFNKNNAPVRQTIIDGVAQRYGAKKILHINLGIYKKKPTWEVTFQKGNGKIGYNLVDFKTGKSIQIINNI, translated from the coding sequence ATGAATAGAAGTACAAAAATCTTATTGACCATTTCTCTAATTGCATTAGCAATAGTTTCTGCATTAACTTATTTGAATCTTTCGACAGCACCAAATTCAAGTGCTAAATCACAAGCCAACGAGATTGCCAAAGAAAAGGCTGGTATCGTTCAACCTGATTATTTCGGCAATTATACGCGTGAAAAGCAATATTACGCAGTCGGTGGTTTAACAAAAAATGATAAGTATCGTTACATTATTATTAATGCTAAAAGTGGTAAAACTGATACTTTTAACAAAAATAATGCGCCAGTTCGTCAAACAATCATTGATGGAGTGGCCCAACGATATGGTGCCAAGAAGATTTTGCATATAAATTTGGGAATTTATAAGAAGAAACCTACTTGGGAAGTAACTTTCCAAAAGGGCAATGGTAAAATTGGCTATAATTTAGTTGATTTTAAAACTGGTAAAAGTATCCAGATCATTAATAATATTTAA